ATATTCTTATAATTATGAGAAGATATATAGATAATTTTTTAAAATAAAATGCAACAAGACCTACTACTATAGATAAAAGCATCATTTTTTCTATAAAACTTCTCTTTATTCCTCCTTTTAAAATCACTGCAAAAAATGGAGCCAAAAGTAAAACGGCAAACTGACTCTTGTAGGCTGCATATCCATATAGAACTAACTGCAGTATAAATGGTATAAATATAAGCTTATATTTTTTCTTATATATTAAAAATGTAAGTATAAAAGGATTTATTACATTGCCAAGCCATTGTATAAAATAATCGTCAAATCTCCCTGCTGTGTCCCTGTAATTCAATCTCACACCATATACATCTTTAAAAGCTTCTATTATATTAGTGGGAAGTCCCAAGGTATACACCAGATATGAATATCCAATTACCATAAAAGCTATAATACCTATCCAGAACACTTTAGGGGTGATTTTAATTTGTGGAATTTTAAAATCCGGTTTACTTACGAGCAATATACCTATTACAGCAATAAAGGTTATTAGATATATATATATTTCTGAATTTTTACTTTCTGCCAGTCCACTCATAATATATACTATTAAAAGAGGTGTTATATTTAAAGTTAAAAATAAGAACCAGTATAGACTTGACAATTTATCAATTTTTGAAGGTACTAAAAATATTAAGGTGTAAACTATAATTACAAATAAAGGCGCCATAACAAATACTCTTTTTAAAATACCTGCATTTATTATGAAATTAAAGGATTTATAATATGTAATGGATCCAATGTATCCTACTGTTAATCCGGCTATCATAACTATGTATAAAATGAATGAGGTT
This genomic interval from Clostridium kluyveri contains the following:
- a CDS encoding O-antigen polymerase; this encodes MIHKICNIGNENSKITSFILYIVMIAGLTVGYIGSITYYKSFNFIINAGILKRVFVMAPLFVIIVYTLIFLVPSKIDKLSSLYWFLFLTLNITPLLIVYIMSGLAESKNSEIYIYLITFIAVIGILLVSKPDFKIPQIKITPKVFWIGIIAFMVIGYSYLVYTLGLPTNIIEAFKDVYGVRLNYRDTAGRFDDYFIQWLGNVINPFILTFLIYKKKYKLIFIPFILQLVLYGYAAYKSQFAVLLLAPFFAVILKGGIKRSFIEKMMLLSIVVGLVAFYFKKLSIYLLIIIRIFLFPPLIALEYYDFFWMYPKMLLSHSIFGRFFKNIYNMDPNFYMGTVYYGRSDMRLNVTWYGDAYMNFGIIGIILFAILLYFIMIVIKSVENKNIFLVSALLFGGVMALFNGPILTTLLTNGLGLGLLLAYLMPEKI